gaagcgcccatttgcttctccaccccccgcccctccttcctctctgtctctctcttcccctcccgcagccaaggctccattggagcaaagatggcccgggcgctggggatggctccttggcctctgccccaggcgctagagtggctctggtcgcggcagagcaacgccccggaggggcagagcatcgccccctggtgggcagagcttcgcccctggtgggcatgccgggtggatcccggtcaggcgcatgcgggagtctgtctgactgtctctccccgtttccagcttcggaaaaatacaaaaaaagaatcaagttagCCAGCAAAGAATCAAATATGGAGGGGATTAGACTTGAAAAGTACTTAAATACAAGACCTGGTGGATGGATTGAATACTGAGGATGAGAGGGAGTGAAGATTTGAGGACAATCCCTAAGTTTTCCGCATATGCAAAAGGCAGAGACAGTTAACATTCACCAAGTGCCTCTCTGGAGCCAGGCATTGGTCCTGCACACCACAAACTCATTTGTTTCTCACAGAGCTCCCATATTATGTTTGCCATTTCACAGATGTGTAAACTGAAGCAAGAttatcagccccaggtgtcacCATTAGTAAGTAAGTGGAAGAGCCAGGATTTGAGTCCAGGGTATTCcagagatggaggaggggaggagaaaagttGGGCCAGAGCCAGGATGGTCCATGGGGGTGAGCAATGCAGAGTGAAAGGTAAACCGTCCACAGATGTGTGGAAGGGTGAGGCATTCCAGCAGGAGGAAGGCATGGCCAGTCTCTGGTCAGGAACAGAACTCAGCAGCCTGGTAGAGAGGACAGGAAAGGTGGAGGAAGGATTGGGGAACAAAGGTGAGGGAGGGAGCAGCAGGTTTTGGTTAAGGTGGCAGCTGTCAGCTTGTGAGGAGAGGAGGCATTTGTGCACagtggaggaggtggggaagggggtgggtagATGGAGAGGTGTGATCTTGGCAGAGACCAAGCAGGGCAGAAGGCATAGGAAGAGGCTGGGGCCCGGTGGGGCATTGATACTGGATCCAGAACACAGTGGCAAGCTTAGAGACACCCCCTGCATGCCCTGCCTAAGAGGGACAAGTTCTCTTAATTAACTTCAGGGGAAGGACAGCAGATAAAGAGGCcctaagaaaagcagaaatagagGAAACTGGGTTAGGAATAAATATAtgcaaagggaggggaaaggaaggaaattagGGAAGTACAGGTGAGTAAACAGTAAGAAAGGGGCatcaggagaggaaaaggagagggaagttGAAGGTAGAACCGTCACTATCTAGTGCACCCCAGCACTCTATCCATAACCCTATAGATGCCCCATCTTGGGAGAATTGGCTGCAGTGGCGGGGATGGGGGTGGAATGGGGGTAGAATCTGAGACAGGCCAAGACCACTGAACCCGTCCCAGCTGAAACCAGACCATAACCAACCTCAAGTCACTAGTCTCGTGCAGTCTGTTCCTTCACCCGTAAAATGGGGTTAATGACAGGTGGCTGGATGTCAAAGTATTTGGAAAGCACCACAACAAGGGAAACTTATTTTGAAGCTCTAATCGAATTAAATAAGATCATGTAAATCCAGAGCCATACGAAATGAATGTAGATGTGATTGGTCTGTAGATGCAAGTCTAGGACTGGCGGGATAGATTCACAGCTCTTCTGTCTGCCCAATTTGGCGAGTTCGAGGTCAATGCCCAGCCTTTCAGCGAGGTAGGAGGTGAGGACCTGCGGCTGGGCAGGTGGGGTGTATCTCCAGCTAGGGGTGCAAGGCTCTGGGGGCGAGTTCAACATGCACTTCTCCTTCGCAGCCCCCAGCATTTGGTCTGTCTCCTAAGAGCACAGGCCCAGGCAGTGCTTATCCAGTTGAACCCACGTCCCTAAGGGGACCTTGCTCCCCTGTCATTTTTTTCCATATAGAATGAAATTCTCCTTGTCTGTGCCTCTACCCAGCTCTGCATCCTCGCCTTCTTGGTGTTATGGCCTGGTTAAGTCCCATCTCCACTTGGTGTAGCTCCCCCCTTTCTAGGACTGAGAATGCAgcaaagaagggggaaggaataaaggaaaagtcggggtggaggagcagggaggcaggagagagacGAAACAGAGAACCCGAGAAAGAAATATGAGAGTGGGAAAGACCAGCACAGAGGCCAGAAAGATCTGGAGAGACCAGCAAAAGAGACACAAGCGCTCGCCACGGACTCCGTAATGATTCTTTCTGTAGGCGTTTCTGGGCGCCTCCGCGATGTTCGGCCCTGGGCTTCCCAGGACGCGAAGGGCTGCAGGGTGCGGTGGCCTCACCTCCCCCCTTTCtcgcctctccctccccacctcgcACGACTGGATCGTAACGGCGTCGGCGCGCGGGGCTTTTCGGAGCAGTCGGGTGGAAAATAGACTTTAACCCGCTTTGTGGCGACAAGGACGCCCGGAGCGCTCCCCCGGACTAGGGCTCTCGGGGCTCTTGCAAGCCACTCCCAAGACCCGGCCTGGAATCCCTGCAGATTCACGCGGCACGCAGAGCCCCTGGCCTCGGGCGCCGGGAGGCCCAGCGCGGATCTGCACACCCAGGCGGCGGCCGAGCCACTGACTGACCTCGACAGCTGCGAGGAAGCGGAACGCGCCGAGGTCCCCATCTGCGGCCGCAGGGTCCCGGTCTCAGCCTCCCCGTCACCGCCCAGCGCCCTCCTCGGCCTCGGCGCGGTCTCTTCCTGAGGCCTGGAAGGCCCGAGTGAAAGTTTGCGGAGTACTGGTTCTCCTTGCCAACAGCACTCTCGCTCCCAGAAATTACTGCACGAAAAGGAGACTGGCGAGAGCAGAGTCATCCGCTGTTCTGCAGCCGCGGGTGAAAGGTGACGGCCAGGGGAGGACCGACGGCCACTGCGTTCCTGGGACTGCGGGACTGTCTTCCCGGAGACGGAGTCGACTGCTCGGCCAGCTCCAGTGTAAGACAGTGTCGCCGAGGCCCCGGCCTGGCCGGCCGCCTGCACTTGACCCCCGCTACCAGAGGAGGCGAGGGGAGCAAACTGCCTGCGCTGGAGCCGGCGGTCCCCGTGCGAGCCGGCCACGTGGCTGTGGCTGGGCCAGGAAAGTGCTTCCGAGTCCCGCGAACTACGGCTCAAGAGCTGCAGGGCGACCGCTCTGGCGGCGTCTCTCGCGCTGCCCCGGGCCTGGCCCTCGTGAAAAGTATTGAGTGTCCAATTTCTGGAGCTGTCCTCCTATGACACTCAGAAAACGCGAAACTTCACGAACGAGGTCGCGGCCCAATAGACAGTGGTGGGCGAACTGGAGGGTCCGGTTGCCAGAAAAGCGAAAAGCTGCTTCTTGGGAGAACCTATTTGCTGGACCTTAAACATCCACTCTCCATTCGTTTCCAAGTTGTCTAAGAACTTAACATCCCAGGACGAATTGGAGAGGGCTCAACTGAGTTACAAACAGGGGAATGGAGTTGGAGTTTCTCCCAAGCCCCCGGCCCCACGGCCGCCTTCTTTGGCTATCGCGTGCGTTGAGCAGGTTGCAGCGGCCGCCGGACTCAGCTAAAGGGCAGAGAAGCGAGAAGATGCCCGCGGCGACGGGGTGGAGGTAGGCCGGGATCACCCCGCTGAGGCTCCAGGCCGGTTTTTGCCTCCGACTGCTGGCTCCTTCCCTACGCGCGGTCcttcgccccgccccgccccgccccccacctTGGGGCAGGTGAGCCCCGGCCAATGGGCGAGCGCGGGGCAGGTGCCCGCTAACCCGCGCCTCGCCGTGCGGCGGCCGCAGAAGCTGGGCTGGGCACTGCTGGAGGACGGGGGTCGGGGGTCGGTCCTGACTGGACTCGCAAGGGAGGGGACCGAGCTCAGCCCCCAGGCCGTAGAGACTGCTCGCAGCACCGCACTAGTCCGCGCCAGTGCACTCGCCGGGAGCTGCTCGCTCGCGGGCAGAGGCCGGCGCGCCTCGCTGCGCGCGGTGGCCCGACTCCGCGTTCTCTGGCTTGCACGCCCCTCGCGGATCCGCGCCTGGCTCACCCGCAGGGGCTGAGCGCAGGCGGGCGGACGGGGGAGGTGAGGGGTgctggtgtgtgtgcatgtgcctggctgggaGTACACCCCGCACGGCGGCGGCGCCAGGACGCGGAGCGCTCCCCAGAGCCCGGCTGCATCTCTCGGCTCTGGCGCCCGCGACCATGTTTCAGCCCACAGCCAAACGCGGCTTTACCATTGAGTCCTTGGTGGCCAAGGACGGCGGCACCGGCGGGGGCACTGGCGGCGGGGGCTCCCATCCCTTGGCGGCCGCTGCCTCGGAGGAGCCGCTCCGGCCCACGGCGCTCAATTACCCTCACCCCGGCGTGGCCGAGGCGGCCTTCGTGAGCGGTTTCCCTGCCGCCGCAGCAGCAGCCGCCGCGGGCGCCGGCCGCTCGCTCTACGGTGGGCCCGAGCTCGTGTTCCCCGAGGCCATGAACCACCCCGCGCTGACCGTGCACCCGGCGCACCAGCTGGGTGCCTCCCCGCTGCAGCCCCCGCACTCCTTCTTTGGCGCCCAGCACCGGGACCCTCTGCACTTCTACCCCTGGGTCCTGCGGAACCGCTTCTTCGGCCACCGCTTCCAGGGTGAGTGCCCACGCTGTGCCCGCCTACGAGGCCGGCCGGCGCCCGCGCTGCGGTGACGCGGAGAAGGCTCGGGGCGCGCGGGGCTGTTCGGAAGTTGTTACAAGAAGGCTGCGGGTCCTCAGAGGCCGATTCCCAAGCCCAGGAGAGAGACCCGCGCCAGATCCATCGTGCTTCTTGCTGCGTTAGGTCCTCTCCCAGAGAGACAGGTTGCGATTACCAGGTTTTCCCAGTTACGATGCCGGAC
The Saccopteryx bilineata isolate mSacBil1 chromosome 3, mSacBil1_pri_phased_curated, whole genome shotgun sequence DNA segment above includes these coding regions:
- the EMX1 gene encoding homeobox protein EMX1, with the translated sequence MCLAGSTPRTAAAPGRGALPRARLHLSALAPATMFQPTAKRGFTIESLVAKDGGTGGGTGGGGSHPLAAAASEEPLRPTALNYPHPGVAEAAFVSGFPAAAAAAAAGAGRSLYGGPELVFPEAMNHPALTVHPAHQLGASPLQPPHSFFGAQHRDPLHFYPWVLRNRFFGHRFQASEVPQDGLLLHGPFARKPKRIRTAFSPSQLLRLERAFEKNHYVVGAERKQLAGSLSLSETQVKVWFQNRRTKYKRQKLEEEGPESEQKKKGSHHINRWRIATKQANGEDIDVTSND